CTGGTGGATCGGTGATCCAACAGCTCGCCAATGGGATCGGGGGGTGGGCGCTGATTTTGGCCCTCATTGGTCTCATCATCGGCGCGGCGACCTGGGCGCTTGGTGCGCATAGCCAGAACTACCAACAGTCGTACTTTGGCCGCCGGGCCGTGCTCGCGGCAGGGGCAGCGGCCCTCATCATCGGTGCAGCCCCTGCCATCATCAACTTCTTCTTTCACCTTGGGCTTGGCGTGTGAGTCGAATGGTCGGATCGATCCTGGGCGGCCCCGTCGACGGGATCGCCCATGCCATCATCACCTACCTGATCGACGCGCTCGCCGGTTTTGCCGGCCACCTCTTCACCGGGGCGCTCAGTTGGTTCTTGGGCGAGATCGTGTCGTTGCTCGGAGCCGCTGATCGGCTCGACATCTCGGCATCGGCGATGCTGGGTGTCTATCGGGACCAGGTCGAGTTGCTCAGCCTTGTGCTGCTCCCGGCGCTTCTGATCGGGGTGATCATGGCGTTGTGGCGCCAAAGCATCGGTGGTCTCATCGAGCTGGTGGCACGCGTCCCGGTGGCTGTTTGTGCCGTTGTGCTCGCTCCGACGCTGACCAGTGATTTGGCCAACGTCGTGGACGCACTGGCTCGTGCGCCGCTCGGCGACCTTGGGGAGTTGCCGCGGCTCGCGCTGTTATTCTCGTGGGGGCGA
The Ferrimicrobium sp. genome window above contains:
- a CDS encoding DUF6112 family protein, coding for MAWMLGNVTLTPDPSALPGGSVIQQLANGIGGWALILALIGLIIGAATWALGAHSQNYQQSYFGRRAVLAAGAAALIIGAAPAIINFFFHLGLGV